The following DNA comes from Rhinolophus sinicus isolate RSC01 linkage group LG06, ASM3656204v1, whole genome shotgun sequence.
GATAACCATATTTATTCTGTGGCTTTTAAAACTGGCCAACTGCTGAGTGCTTCTGGGGTGTGGTGCTCAATTTGAGTAACATGAGTCCCTGTTATCAAAGTCATGAACAGCTTCCATTTAACCACGTCCATGGGCCACTTCTTACTTGACCTTCTAACAAGATAGTCCTCCTTCTTGAAACGCTGCTTTCCCCTTGCCTTTCGCTAGATCATACGCTTTAGTTCTCTTCCTATTTCACAGGGCCCTTTCAATTTCCTCTGCTGCCTTCTCTCTTGCCTTTAGATGTGAGAGAACCTCAGGCTCAGCCCTGGgccttcctctcttttctatCAACCCTCATTTCAAGGTGATTTTATGAGGTCCCATGGTCTTCAATACAATTTTTTTGCTAATAACTCCCACATTTATATACCCAGTccagaagtcttccctgaccaccaTACTCCTGTGTCCAATTTCCAACTTCAGTGTCTAACAAGTCCCTCAAACTTAACATATTTGTGGTAAATTATCTACCAAGATTATCTACCCTGTGCATGTAGACCACTCTTTCTATAAAGAGGTGGAGAATATTTCCtctttgaatctgggctggccttgtgacttgctttgatgAACAGAATGCTTCCACTTTGTTCTCTTGGGAGCCCTGAGCCACCATGTAAAGAGGTCCAGCTGCCCTGCTGGAGATACCACGAAGAGATAAAGAACCCTGGCCAGTTCCCAGCCAGTGCATTCATGCCAGGGAGGGCACCAGACATGTGAACGAAGTCATCTGGAATCATCCAGCCCCAGATGAAGTTTCAGAAGTTTCCAGGATGACCCTAGGATGGATCATTAGAAAAACCATGAAGCTAAATCCAGCCCAATTTGCAGCATCATgaataaatggttattttaagccactaaattttgggtgTGTGTTTTATGTGACAACTAAAAAATATGTCCAAAACAGAACTCTTCCCTACCTTCAATACTCCAAACTTCCCACattctttcccatctctttaaATTACACTATTATTAATCAAGTGCTCAGGACAAAATTTAGAAAAGTCTTGTCACTTtaagtttaaaatacatttgaaatccAAGTACTTTTTACCAGTTCTACCTCTACCACTCTCATGTTTTGCCTGAACAATTGCAGTGGGCTTTTTTATTTATCACTAATTTTTCCTTAACATTTAATAATCTTTAAATTGGCTCAGCATGTAGTGGTCATGTCTCAATCTCCTTTTAAATGCATTACATGTAGTGGTCATGTCTCAATCTCCTTCAACCTAAGATGATTTCTCTGTCTTTAgctttcatgaccttgatattTGGAAGATGGTAGGCCTGTTATTTTGTAGATGCCTCAATATGAGTTTGTCTAATGTTTCCtaatgattagattcaggttatgaatctttggcaggaatatcatggaagttgtgtgttttttgttgcaTTCCATCAGGAGGCATAGGATTTCAATTTGCTCTGGTACTGAtaattttaactttgatttttttgtttaatgtggTATCTACTATAgtttatttcctcctttgttaTTTATTAGTAGTTTCTGGGAGGTACTTTGAGACCATGTCAATATCCCATTCTTCATtaaattgttatttgtttatattagcATTGACTCATGGTTTCCTATTTTATCCAATGAGTTgtaatacattaattaatttggtattgaaattgttccagatttggcctgtgggagcTCCTTTCAAGCTGGTTTCTGCACCCTTTGGAGATGCCCCACCATTCTTTGGACACTTGCCTGCTTTCTGGCACGAGATATTCCAGGCTTATCTTGTTCTTTGCCCTGGCATtagacattttgccaaagaaCTCTGATTCCTGTTAATGgagaaaaatggtatttaaaagcCAAGACCTAGGTGCTTGGTGTGCTCATTACTAATGAAGTGTTAATGTTGCAGGTTCTCAGTGGACAAaattagataatatttatttgtttctattgaaaacctttaattttctggtaaCCGTTACTGATACCTTTAATTTTAATCCAGTACTGCAGGattccttttagttttctttccatatttgtaactACATTTTCCATTATTAAGAAATCTAGCTCCCATTATCCTAAATCCGTTTTTACTTGCTCAATCCCCCAAGGAAAGGTATGCAGCCAACCTTCCATCACTGCTGCTGGCCACTCCCTCATGTGGATGCCTGTTTACTGAACCTTGGATCTGACATACTGCATTAGACGGCCCTTCTACAGAGGCCGTCCTCACCCTGTTCCTACCGTCTGCTTCAGGCTCTGATGTTGAACACCCCTATAGACATTTTCCTCACCAGATCAGGCCCTGACACTTTTTGAGTGCACACCTGCCACTGCTGAGCCATGTCCACACTTTTCTTACTATACTCAGGCTCTGAGAGCCCACAGAAGACCACCCATCGGCACCGATATTCTCATTCCATTTAAACCCCAATTCtatatccccacccccacctcatgcCATCCATATCCTATTTAGCCTCCTACTCGCCAATCTGGACTCCTACGACTTCCCCCAGCCCTGCTGGTACAGACACTGTACTTGGCCCCACATAGTGGCTTGTGGATTGAACTGTCAAAGAAATGCAGGAAGAGAATGAAAGGGAAAGTTAGAGAAGGGAAACAGGAAGACAaaattgaacttttaaaacacaaatcagatCATGTGACTCCCTTGCTTAAAACCCTGCAATTGTTTCCCACCCTAGAAATCCAAACTTCTTACAATGGTCTGTAAGCCCTTCCATATCTGATTCTTGCTGTGAAACCTCATCTCAATCCAGGCACCTGAGTTCCCCCGTCACCCCTCACACGTATGTTCCAGCCATACAGGCCTATGTGGTCCTCAGTAACTCATTCCTGCCACAGGGCTTTTGCACTTGATGTTAGTTCTGCCTGAACTTTCCCCTACAACTTCATGTGACTGACTCCTTCCTTCTTATGATTTAGGCCTCAGCTCAATGCTCTGAGAGGACTTCCCTCTTAACGCTATCAATAcgctttcctttttctctcttacatGCCCTATTTTATATCCATGGCAACAAGAGTTGTCTGgctttccttgtttattttctatctcccCCAACTAGAATGTGAGTTCTATGAGAACACagactttgttttattattgtatcTCCAGCACCTCGAATAATGGGTACTAGataattattgaattaatgatACAAAACATACATAATCTCCACTCTTACCTTTCTGTCATTTAAGAAATGCTGAGAGAATATTGATCTTGGAGTCAAAGAGCCCTGAATTTAAATCCTAAAGAGCTGTGTAATTTTGAGTCATTTACTTTATCCTgagtttgtttttcatctgtaaaaaaaaaaaaagaaagaaagaaagacaatacAACCTACCTTGTAGGGTTGTTATTAAAAACAAGATCACACATGTGGAAAACAAAGCAGTTATTTGGCACCCAGTACAGCTGTGGTTTCCATTTCCAAATATTGTTGCATATTGGAATCGCTTGGAAATCTTTAGACCTCCACACCCAAACATTATGGTTTAATTGGTATGGGGTACAGCCTGAGGATTGACATATTTAAAAGCTCCTCAGGTAATTCTACCATGGGCAGCACAGTTCAGGAACAACTGCAATAAAGGACAACTGTCTGATAATTAAATACTATGGCAAATTAAGAGTAGGCATTTTAGAAGCAGCACCTAAGTTATCTGGGTATTGTTTGTGCTTATAATGAATGCAGCTCTCCTTTCAGAAAGCCTTCCTAAGATTACCTTTAACAACTATGgattgatttgctttttttcagaGTTAACAGTGTACATATTTATCCAGGGAAAGAAGATAAGGCCAGAGTCTAAAACCCTGCTCCCTTTTACACTGCTTAGGTAAGACAGTAACTAATAAAACTTGACTTCTACCATATACTGTAcataaaaattactttgtaatGGATCACAGAACTAATTGTGAAACTAAAACAACTAAGGTTCCAAAAGAAAACACCATCATCATGACATTGGTATAGACAAAGATTCTTGAACAAGAAACAAGAATCATGAATCATAAAAGGACTAACCATAGGACTTAATTAAATACACAAACTAAACCAAAAAACtcccaaacaaaatttaaaaactcaaaacaaactaacaaaaaatagaaaaatgctgTCCTTATCCTGGCTTGCCCCTAATTTGTCAGTGTTTGACCCTTCACTAAAAGTGACATGCAGACCAAAGATGGAATTAGCTTCTTGAAAGACAGCTTAccgtgaaaagacatggaggaaacttaaatgcatattgctaagtgaaagaagccaatctgaaaagactatccactgtatgattccaactatatgacattctgagaaAAACTATAGAGGCAatagaaagatcagtggttgccaggataggaagggggaggaaagaggagggatgAATAAGTGGAACACAGGATTTTAAGGGCAGTGAAACCattctttgtgatattttataattgtgaatacatattatgcatttgtcaaacaTTGAAGCTCTGTGATCCATTACAAAGTCAAGTTGTCTGTGTCAAAGCAGCCATACATGAATGTCATATGCCTATCACAGAGCTAGTTTATGGCAGGTGtacttcctgctttctttctagTGTACCATACTTccttataatttataaatgtgtaatGTCAGTCAAACTTTGTTatataacaaaaagacaaatctaGCTAATGTCCGACTTGTTccaaatagtattaaaaatagaCTTCACACATACACCATTTTGTGCTAGTTATTTCAACTCATACAGTGGTTCTcattaaaacagaatgaaaagtacagaaaaagtacttttaaaaatctcattgacTTACATGTAATAACAAGTTTTTGCCAAGAGTTTTCTTTAGGAGtgaaaatgataaagcaaagaatgtgaaaagtctgaagaaaataacattaattgtAAAGGTTagtaagaaatgtattttagCAAGTTGAGATCTTAGGTGGCTCATACTCTGTTGCTCTGCATCAGAAGGGGACACTCAAATGTCTATACAGCAAACTGAGTGGGAAAGAGATTTTTTTCGCTACACTGGTAGTTTTCCCACCCGTGATTGGCTTTATTACTGAATAGAAACAGTTTAATCCTGAAAATTTACTGCTGAATGTTGGAAAAGACTATTAGACTGAAAATTTCTACCACAAATGCactgagaaaaaaacattagTCTCAGCCTAAGACTCTATTCTCAAATAATGTTCCCTCATAAAATTAgtcttaaaacataaaaaaagtgaaaatactaaacacctcaaaaatgaaaaaaatactgaaaaatacatGATCAACATGATTTTAGCTATTTAAAAGTATGCTTTTATTCCAAAAGTCTATTTACAAAGTGTGCTAACATTGCATTTTGAAAGACATGTATCAGATGTTAATAAGTCATTATTgcaattttataaaaagattcataacctttcaaatatttttgtgattaaaaaaataattaaaaggctATAAACTGTCATTGCCGAAGAGCACGTGATCTTAAGGGAAGAAACATCTCACTCGAATTCCCACAAGTTCCTTCTTCTAACTGTAGCTCTGGGGGCAAAGGAGGAGCCCCAGGGTCCCCGGGTCGGGGAAGTGTAGTTGAAGAGAAGTTAGGATTGTCAGTTCTGCCTacttctagaacaggcaaattcatagaagaATCAGTAGAAAAAAAGGGGGCCGTGCTGGATTCTCCTTCTGGATGGTACATGACAGTGGATGCTCTCAGTTTCTCAGAGAAATTACTCTCATCTGAATTTGATCTATAGAAGTTGTTTGTCGCTCCATCTGGAAAAGGTTCACAGCTGCTACATTTCAGTcctataataaaattattcagatgtcaatgaaaaagaaacaaacaaacctcagTCCATGCCTATcttgtaactttttaaagattacaaGCTAGTGACCACACAAGCAAAATTTAAACAGTAATTTATAAATTCTGTCATAATCCATTTCACATCTCAATTGCTTTTCTCAATAACTATGAAGTGTAccattatttacattttccagatAAAGCAATAGTTTCTTACATTTGCCAGACATGGCAATAGTCTCAAGGAAGCTAAATGATATGCTATAGtctatatttaatttgtatactTCTGTACTTAACTATTGAAGGacctggaaaaaaatgaagtagctcctaaaagttttcataaaataagaaatagctTTCACAACTAATATTCTTTAGCATTCTGTTACAAAAATAACATtacccaataaaaacaaaatttaaacaggGCATATAATAAAATTCTGAGTTAATGCCAATTACTGATTCTTGAATCACGGTATTTGAAAGGGATTTCAGAGGTCATCTAGGATAGTCTCtattagagatgagaaaacagagactcagaaCAGTTAAGTCATGCCCAGCATTCCAGGACTTCTTCGTAAGAAAGTGAGAATTAGATTCCAGGTCTCCTCTTCACATTAAATAGATAATGTCCTGGTTCTCAAtctaacacatttatttaaatgacacTGGTTGTTCTTCTGATCAAAGAACTTTATCATATCTAAAAAGTATAGCCAACAATTAGCTTCAGGGTGAAAggaataaacacaaacaaaatatatctttCTGTTAAGCTTAGCAAATATTCAACTCCTAACTATCCATAGGCACAGAGCCTCCAGAGTTGACAAATTTTATGTAAAACCTGCAAAgtctataaaatacatttatatgtcaTTTTTTCCCACTAGTTTTTCAACTTCACAATACATTCAGCA
Coding sequences within:
- the BCL10 gene encoding B-cell lymphoma/leukemia 10, with product MEPIAPSLTEEDLTEVKKDALENLRVYLCEKIIAERHFDHLRAKKILSREDTEEISCRTSSRKRAGKLLDYLQENPKGLDTLVESIRREKTQNFLIQKITDEVLKLRNIKLEHMKGLKCSSCEPFPDGATNNFYRSNSDESNFSEKLRASTVMYHPEGESSTAPFFSTDSSMNLPVLEVGRTDNPNFSSTTLPRPGDPGAPPLPPELQLEEGTCGNSSEMFLPLRSRALRQ